A genomic segment from Dermatobacter hominis encodes:
- a CDS encoding ArnT family glycosyltransferase gives MTTIDDTAARLAAPPLGGIPAPPGPEAGAPPTPPADATAGRPSRWHRLWRGRPADPSWYRPLLWALLAVTAVAYLWDLGASGWANSYYSAAVQAGSQSWKAWFFGSFDASNSITVDKAPAALWVMGLSARVFGVSAWSILVPQALMGVGSVALVVATVKRWFRPGAALLAGLVFAATPVAALMFRFNNPDALLVLLLCAAAAAVTRAIEGGRAGATTAEADADVEAAADAEAAEAAEDVRATGSGWRWLVLAGGLVGFAFLAKMLQAFVVLPAFALAYLVAAPTTFWRRVRDLAAMGAATIVGAGWWVAVVELWPASSRPYIGGSQTNSVLELVFGYNGLGRLTGDETGSVGGAGGAGGAGGNWGPTGILRMFNEAFGGQASWLLPAALLLLLAGLVWTSRRPRTDRSRAALILWGGWLVITGVVFSLGQGIIHEYYTVALAPAIGAVVGIGASLAWDRRHSLVTRVVMAGVVAATAAWTAALLGRTTGWNAWLTPAVVATSVVAVVLLLLGDRVRRGAVTATAVGALLAVGAGLAAPIAASATTIATPHSGSIVTAGPAMGSGGPGGLRGGPGGMPAFGGQGGPPAFGGQGGPPAFGGQGGPPALGGQGGTPVFGGQGGTTTQGASPPAGTSPQGAGGRQGGMGGLLDATTPTDATVAALQAGASGFDWVLATVGSNNAAGYQLASGEAVMAIGGFNGSDPSPTLEEFQEVVADGRVHWFVAGGVGGGAMGGSDVGAEISSWVRSNFASVEVGDVTMYDLTAPTS, from the coding sequence ATGACCACGATCGACGACACCGCGGCGCGCCTCGCAGCGCCGCCGCTGGGCGGGATCCCGGCGCCTCCCGGCCCGGAGGCCGGCGCGCCCCCGACCCCGCCGGCCGACGCCACCGCGGGCCGGCCGTCGCGCTGGCACCGCCTGTGGCGCGGCCGGCCGGCCGACCCGAGCTGGTACCGGCCGCTGCTGTGGGCGCTGCTGGCCGTCACCGCCGTCGCGTACCTCTGGGACCTCGGCGCGTCGGGGTGGGCGAACTCCTACTACTCGGCCGCCGTCCAGGCCGGGTCGCAGAGCTGGAAGGCGTGGTTCTTCGGCTCGTTCGACGCGTCGAACTCGATCACCGTCGACAAGGCGCCCGCTGCGCTGTGGGTCATGGGCCTCTCGGCGCGGGTGTTCGGCGTGAGCGCGTGGTCCATCCTCGTCCCGCAGGCGCTCATGGGCGTCGGCAGCGTGGCCCTGGTCGTGGCCACGGTGAAGCGGTGGTTCCGGCCCGGCGCCGCCCTCCTCGCCGGCCTGGTGTTCGCCGCGACCCCGGTCGCCGCGCTGATGTTCCGGTTCAACAACCCCGACGCGCTGCTCGTCCTGCTGCTCTGCGCCGCGGCCGCGGCGGTCACGCGGGCGATCGAGGGCGGTCGCGCCGGTGCGACCACCGCCGAGGCCGACGCCGACGTGGAGGCCGCGGCCGACGCCGAGGCCGCCGAGGCCGCCGAGGACGTGCGGGCCACGGGCTCGGGCTGGCGCTGGCTCGTGCTGGCCGGCGGCCTCGTGGGCTTCGCCTTCCTCGCCAAGATGCTCCAGGCGTTCGTGGTGCTGCCGGCCTTCGCACTGGCGTACCTGGTCGCGGCGCCGACGACCTTCTGGCGCCGGGTCCGGGACCTGGCCGCCATGGGCGCGGCGACGATCGTCGGCGCCGGCTGGTGGGTGGCGGTCGTCGAGCTCTGGCCGGCGTCGAGCCGGCCCTACATCGGCGGGTCGCAGACGAACAGCGTCCTCGAGCTGGTGTTCGGCTACAACGGCCTCGGCCGGCTGACGGGCGACGAGACCGGGTCGGTCGGCGGTGCCGGCGGTGCCGGTGGTGCCGGTGGGAACTGGGGGCCGACGGGCATCCTGCGGATGTTCAACGAGGCGTTCGGCGGCCAGGCCTCGTGGCTGCTGCCCGCGGCGCTGCTCCTGCTCCTCGCGGGTCTGGTGTGGACCTCGCGCCGACCGCGGACCGACCGGAGCCGCGCCGCGCTGATCCTGTGGGGCGGCTGGCTGGTGATCACCGGCGTCGTGTTCAGCCTCGGCCAGGGGATCATCCACGAGTACTACACGGTCGCCCTGGCGCCGGCGATCGGCGCGGTGGTCGGCATCGGCGCCTCGCTGGCGTGGGACCGTCGCCACTCGCTCGTCACGCGGGTCGTGATGGCCGGCGTGGTCGCGGCCACCGCGGCGTGGACCGCGGCGCTGCTCGGGCGGACGACCGGCTGGAACGCCTGGCTGACCCCGGCGGTCGTCGCGACGTCGGTGGTCGCCGTCGTGCTGCTGCTCCTCGGCGACCGCGTCCGGCGCGGCGCGGTCACCGCGACCGCCGTCGGGGCGCTGCTGGCGGTCGGTGCCGGTCTGGCGGCGCCGATCGCCGCCTCGGCGACGACCATCGCCACCCCGCACTCGGGATCGATCGTGACGGCCGGTCCGGCGATGGGGAGCGGCGGGCCGGGCGGCCTGCGCGGCGGTCCGGGCGGGATGCCGGCCTTCGGTGGCCAGGGCGGGCCTCCCGCCTTCGGTGGCCAGGGCGGGCCTCCCGCCTTCGGTGGCCAGGGCGGACCCCCGGCCTTGGGTGGCCAGGGGGGAACTCCGGTCTTCGGTGGCCAGGGCGGCACGACCACGCAGGGCGCCTCCCCGCCGGCCGGGACGTCCCCGCAGGGGGCCGGCGGTCGCCAGGGCGGCATGGGCGGCCTGCTCGACGCGACCACGCCGACCGACGCGACGGTCGCCGCGCTGCAGGCTGGCGCCTCGGGCTTCGACTGGGTGCTGGCGACCGTCGGGTCGAACAACGCCGCCGGCTACCAGCTCGCCAGCGGCGAGGCCGTCATGGCCATCGGCGGCTTCAACGGCAGCGACCCGTCACCGACGCTCGAGGAGTTCCAGGAGGTCGTCGCCGACGGCCGGGTCCACTGGTTCGTCGCCGGCGGCGTCGGCGGCGGGGCGATGGGCGGCTCGGACGTCGGCGCCGAGATCTCGAGCTGGGTCCGTTCGAACTTCGCCTCGGTCGAGGTCGGCGACGTGACGATGTACGACCTCACCGCCCCGACCTCGTGA
- a CDS encoding glycosyltransferase, producing MQPATAVAGTSAGAAPSPPGLRRVEVDVVVPVHDEAAGLARSIRTLHAYLSDRFPLSWTITIADNASTDATLEVARRIAAELGGIRVLHLDRKGRGRALRAAWSTSTAAVVAYMDVDLSTDLDALLPLVAPLVSGHSDVAIGSRLAGGSQVVRGPRREVISRTYNRIVRTTLRTSFSDAQCGFKALRADAAADLLPLVEDDAWFFDTELLAVAEHNGLRIHEVPVDWIDDPDSRVDVAATARDDLLGIARLLGRLSRGDVVMPDRPTARVAPLGRVDQLIRFASIGIVSTVVAAALFLLTAPTIGTVAANAVAFAICAVANAAANRRFTFDLRGRSGRSRHFLGTLLLGAVPLVVSTAVLVLLDLAGATGLVLPLLAVLVVDGCTAALKFVLLRRWVYAPGADPIPTPTAPLEAHR from the coding sequence ATGCAACCCGCCACCGCCGTCGCCGGGACGTCCGCCGGCGCCGCCCCCTCACCGCCCGGCCTCCGCCGCGTCGAGGTCGACGTGGTCGTCCCCGTCCACGACGAGGCCGCCGGCCTCGCCCGGTCGATCCGGACCCTGCACGCGTACCTGTCGGACCGCTTCCCGCTGAGCTGGACGATCACGATCGCCGACAACGCGTCGACCGACGCGACGCTCGAGGTCGCCCGCCGAATCGCCGCCGAGCTCGGCGGCATCCGCGTGCTGCACCTCGACCGCAAGGGCCGGGGTCGGGCGCTGCGGGCGGCCTGGTCGACGTCGACGGCCGCCGTCGTGGCCTACATGGACGTCGACCTCTCGACCGACCTCGACGCGCTGCTGCCGCTCGTCGCGCCGCTCGTGTCGGGCCATTCCGACGTCGCGATCGGCTCGCGGTTGGCGGGCGGCTCGCAGGTCGTGCGGGGCCCGAGGCGCGAGGTCATCTCCCGCACCTACAACCGGATCGTCCGCACGACGCTCCGCACGTCGTTCAGCGACGCGCAGTGCGGGTTCAAGGCGCTGCGGGCCGACGCGGCGGCCGACCTGCTCCCGCTCGTCGAGGACGACGCCTGGTTCTTCGACACCGAGCTCCTCGCCGTGGCCGAGCACAACGGGTTGAGGATCCACGAGGTCCCGGTCGACTGGATCGACGACCCCGACTCGCGCGTCGACGTGGCGGCCACGGCGCGCGACGACCTGCTCGGGATCGCCCGGCTGCTCGGCCGACTGTCACGCGGCGACGTCGTGATGCCCGACCGCCCCACGGCGCGCGTCGCGCCGCTGGGCCGGGTCGACCAGCTGATCCGCTTCGCCTCGATCGGCATCGTGAGCACGGTCGTCGCCGCGGCGCTGTTCCTGCTGACGGCGCCGACGATCGGCACGGTCGCGGCCAACGCGGTGGCCTTCGCGATCTGCGCCGTGGCCAACGCCGCCGCCAACCGCCGGTTCACGTTCGACCTGCGGGGGCGGTCCGGCCGCTCCCGGCACTTCCTCGGCACGCTGCTGCTCGGCGCCGTCCCGCTCGTCGTCAGCACCGCCGTGCTGGTGCTCCTCGACCTCGCCGGCGCGACCGGCCTGGTGCTCCCGCTGCTCGCGGTGCTCGTCGTCGACGGCTGCACCGCCGCGCTCAAGTTCGTGCTGCTCCGGCGCTGGGTCTACGCGCCCGGGGCCGACCCGATCCCCACGCCCACCGCCCCCCTGGAGGCCCACCGATGA
- the moaA gene encoding GTP 3',8-cyclase MoaA — MDRPPAPRPADELVDGFGRVHRDLRISVTDRCDFRCTYCMPEEGLPSVPRDQVLTYEEIGRIARVLVERYGITSIRLTGGEPTVRARLSELVALLAPLGTDLSMTTNGASLERHAADLRAAGLRRINVSLDSLRPERFAEMTRRDALDKVLRGIDAAVAAGFSPVKVNVVLVAGVNDDEILDFAEFGRSRGVTVRFIEFMPLDADGHWDGSEVVGRDQVLAALSPALPLEPVVRGHEPAERYRYLDREAGSAGSEIGIIPSVTTPFCDSCDRIRLTAEGELRNCLFSVEETDLRAVLRGGGTDAELAEAIRRCVASKRAGHGIGTPTFIRPGRSMSQIGG; from the coding sequence GTGGACCGTCCGCCCGCCCCCCGCCCCGCCGACGAGCTCGTCGACGGCTTCGGCCGGGTGCACCGCGACCTGCGCATCTCGGTCACGGATCGCTGCGACTTCCGCTGCACGTACTGCATGCCCGAGGAGGGCCTGCCGTCGGTGCCGCGGGACCAGGTGCTCACGTACGAGGAGATCGGTCGGATCGCCCGCGTGCTGGTCGAGAGGTACGGCATCACCTCGATCCGGCTGACCGGCGGCGAGCCGACCGTGCGGGCCCGCCTCAGCGAGCTGGTCGCCCTGCTGGCCCCGCTCGGCACCGACCTGTCGATGACGACCAACGGCGCGTCGCTCGAGCGCCACGCCGCCGACCTCCGGGCCGCCGGGCTCCGACGCATCAACGTGTCGCTCGACTCGCTGCGACCCGAGCGGTTCGCCGAGATGACCCGGCGCGACGCGCTCGACAAGGTCCTGCGCGGCATCGACGCGGCGGTCGCCGCCGGCTTCTCGCCGGTGAAGGTCAACGTCGTGCTCGTCGCCGGGGTCAACGACGACGAGATCCTCGACTTCGCCGAGTTCGGTCGGTCCCGTGGCGTCACCGTCCGCTTCATCGAGTTCATGCCGCTCGACGCCGACGGCCACTGGGACGGCTCCGAGGTCGTCGGGCGGGACCAGGTGCTCGCGGCGCTCTCGCCCGCCCTGCCGCTCGAGCCGGTCGTCCGGGGCCACGAGCCCGCCGAGCGGTACCGCTACCTCGATCGCGAGGCCGGATCCGCGGGCTCCGAGATCGGCATCATCCCCAGCGTGACCACGCCCTTCTGCGACTCCTGCGACCGGATCCGCCTGACCGCCGAGGGCGAGCTGCGGAACTGCCTGTTCTCGGTCGAGGAGACCGATCTGCGCGCCGTGCTGCGGGGCGGCGGGACCGACGCCGAGCTGGCCGAAGCCATCCGGCGCTGCGTCGCGTCGAAGCGGGCCGGCCACGGGATCGGCACGCCGACGTTCATCCGGCCCGGTCGGTCGATGTCGCAGATCGGCGGCTGA
- a CDS encoding molybdopterin molybdotransferase MoeA, with protein sequence MIPLQEALDHVLSRVPAQPAAAVELADALGLVTVDDVVATELVPGWDNTALDGYAVRAEDVATPDAELDVVATVAAGDAGDQPIGPGQAVRIMTGAPVPPGADAIAMVERTRSLDDGRRVQVEGTIAEGTGIRRAGDDVRPGDVVVPAGTVLRVAHLGVLASIGVGTVDVRRRTRVGVLSTGDELVEDGAPLARGQVRDSNRLALLALCRSSGFEAVDLGLVRDDEAAIEATIRRGVANCDALLTSGGVSMGDFDYVKAVLGRIGDMRWMQIAIKPAKPFAFGLVDGVPVFGLPGNPVSSLVSFELLARPGLLHGAGRTDLHRRTVRAAAAEDLRRRPDGKIHFVRVSVRQDEDLGFTVASAGGQGSHQMTAMAAADGLAVLPDGDGVAAGDPVDVILLHD encoded by the coding sequence GTGATCCCGCTCCAGGAGGCCCTCGACCACGTCCTGTCCCGCGTGCCCGCGCAGCCGGCCGCGGCCGTCGAGCTGGCGGACGCGCTCGGGCTGGTGACGGTCGACGACGTCGTCGCCACGGAGCTCGTGCCGGGGTGGGACAACACGGCGCTCGACGGGTACGCGGTGCGGGCAGAGGACGTCGCGACGCCCGATGCGGAGCTCGACGTGGTGGCCACGGTCGCGGCCGGCGACGCGGGCGACCAGCCGATCGGGCCCGGCCAGGCGGTCCGGATCATGACCGGCGCACCGGTGCCGCCCGGCGCCGACGCCATCGCGATGGTCGAGCGCACCCGCTCGCTCGACGACGGCCGGCGGGTGCAGGTCGAGGGCACGATCGCCGAGGGCACCGGCATCCGTCGGGCGGGCGACGACGTGCGCCCGGGCGACGTGGTCGTCCCGGCCGGCACGGTCCTGCGGGTCGCCCACCTCGGCGTGCTGGCGTCGATCGGTGTCGGCACCGTCGACGTGCGCCGCCGCACCCGGGTGGGCGTGCTGTCGACCGGCGACGAGCTCGTCGAGGACGGCGCGCCGCTCGCCCGGGGCCAGGTGCGCGACTCGAACCGCCTCGCCCTGCTGGCGCTGTGCCGGAGCTCGGGGTTCGAGGCCGTGGACCTCGGCCTGGTGCGCGACGACGAGGCGGCCATCGAGGCGACCATCCGCCGGGGCGTGGCGAACTGCGACGCGCTGCTCACGAGCGGCGGGGTGTCGATGGGCGACTTCGACTACGTGAAGGCGGTGCTCGGACGGATCGGCGACATGCGGTGGATGCAGATCGCGATCAAGCCCGCGAAGCCGTTCGCCTTCGGGCTGGTCGACGGGGTGCCGGTCTTCGGCCTGCCGGGCAACCCGGTGAGCTCGCTGGTGAGCTTCGAGCTCCTGGCCCGACCGGGCCTGCTCCACGGCGCCGGTCGGACCGACCTGCACCGCCGCACCGTGCGGGCGGCGGCCGCCGAGGACCTCCGGCGCCGGCCCGACGGCAAGATCCACTTCGTCCGCGTCTCGGTGCGACAGGACGAGGACCTGGGCTTCACGGTCGCCTCGGCCGGCGGCCAGGGCTCGCACCAGATGACGGCGATGGCCGCGGCCGACGGGCTGGCCGTGCTCCCCGATGGCGACGGCGTCGCCGCCGGCGACCCCGTCGACGTGATCCTCCTCCACGACTGA
- the galU gene encoding UTP--glucose-1-phosphate uridylyltransferase GalU has translation MTRVTKAVIPAAGLGTRFLPATKAQPKEMLPVVDKPAIQYVVEEAVAAGIDDILIITGRNKRSLEDHFDRNFELEHQLQSKGKTGDLAEVVELAELADIHFVRQGEPLGLGHAVSVARKHVGNEPFVVMLGDDIMDDHSTVLPDMIKQFDQVGSSIVALMEVPQESISAYGCAAVDQRDGALCRITGIVEKPAAEEAPSNLAVMGRYLFTPDIFAELEHVEPGVGGEIQLTDAIARVLAHDDVYGWVFAEGRYDIGKKIDYLRATVELALQREDLGPEFREFLSEVVRREGIG, from the coding sequence ATGACCCGTGTCACCAAGGCCGTCATCCCGGCGGCCGGTCTGGGAACCAGGTTCCTTCCCGCCACGAAGGCGCAGCCCAAGGAGATGCTGCCCGTGGTGGACAAGCCCGCCATCCAGTACGTGGTGGAGGAGGCGGTCGCCGCCGGCATCGACGACATCCTGATCATCACGGGCCGGAACAAGCGGAGCCTCGAAGACCACTTCGACCGGAACTTCGAGCTGGAGCACCAGCTGCAGTCGAAGGGCAAGACCGGGGACCTGGCCGAGGTCGTGGAGCTGGCCGAGCTGGCCGACATCCACTTCGTGCGCCAGGGCGAGCCGCTCGGCCTGGGCCACGCCGTGTCGGTCGCCCGCAAGCACGTCGGCAACGAGCCGTTCGTGGTGATGCTGGGCGACGACATCATGGACGACCACTCCACGGTGCTCCCCGACATGATCAAGCAGTTCGACCAGGTCGGCTCCTCGATCGTGGCGCTGATGGAGGTCCCCCAGGAGTCGATCTCCGCCTACGGCTGCGCTGCGGTCGACCAGCGCGACGGCGCGCTCTGCCGCATCACCGGCATCGTCGAGAAGCCCGCCGCGGAGGAGGCCCCGTCGAACCTCGCCGTCATGGGCCGCTACCTGTTCACGCCCGACATCTTCGCCGAGCTCGAGCACGTCGAGCCCGGCGTCGGCGGCGAGATCCAGCTCACCGACGCGATCGCCCGTGTGCTCGCCCACGACGACGTCTACGGGTGGGTCTTCGCCGAGGGTCGCTACGACATCGGCAAGAAGATCGACTACCTGCGGGCGACCGTCGAGCTGGCCCTCCAGCGCGAGGACCTCGGCCCCGAGTTCCGGGAGTTCCTGTCCGAGGTCGTCCGGCGCGAGGGCATCGGCTGA
- a CDS encoding FmdB family zinc ribbon protein: MPVYEYRCRDCGHDFEIQQSMSDDALTECPSCGGDLRKVFSPVGIAFKGSGFYKNDSGSRAKSSASSSNGDGGSSSGSSGDSSSSSSSPSKESSSSSASTSSSSSSD, translated from the coding sequence ATGCCCGTGTACGAGTACCGATGCCGCGACTGCGGCCACGACTTCGAGATCCAGCAGTCGATGTCGGACGACGCGCTGACGGAGTGCCCGTCGTGCGGCGGCGACCTCCGCAAGGTCTTCTCCCCCGTCGGGATCGCGTTCAAGGGCTCCGGGTTCTACAAGAACGACTCGGGCTCGCGTGCCAAGTCCTCGGCGTCGTCGTCGAACGGCGACGGCGGGAGCTCGTCCGGCTCGTCCGGTGACAGCTCCTCGTCGAGCAGCTCCCCCTCCAAGGAGTCGAGCAGCTCGTCGGCGTCGACGAGCTCGTCGTCCTCGTCGGACTGA
- a CDS encoding GTP-binding protein — protein MQYEPSDPNRAPAPGPSSGFPAPTGAPQPVKILIAGGFGVGKTTLVGAISEIEPLTTEATMTAYSEAVDDTSKIDRKTSTTVAMDFGRITIDAELILYLFGTPGQERFWFMWDDLVDGALGAVVLLDTRRIQECFAAVDFFESRGVPFVAVVNQFDDAGSYALEEVREALALPEHVPLVRADARSRESVKMVLIALLEHLMQRAMAEQRAAQHA, from the coding sequence ATGCAGTACGAGCCCTCTGACCCCAACCGCGCCCCGGCTCCCGGGCCCTCCTCCGGGTTCCCGGCGCCGACGGGCGCACCCCAGCCGGTCAAGATCCTCATCGCCGGTGGCTTCGGGGTGGGCAAGACCACGCTGGTGGGTGCGATCTCCGAGATCGAGCCGCTGACCACGGAGGCGACGATGACGGCGTACTCCGAGGCCGTCGACGACACGTCGAAGATCGACCGGAAGACGTCGACGACGGTGGCGATGGACTTCGGCCGCATCACCATCGACGCGGAGCTGATCCTCTACCTGTTCGGCACCCCCGGCCAGGAGCGCTTCTGGTTCATGTGGGACGACCTCGTCGACGGGGCCCTCGGTGCGGTGGTGCTGCTCGACACCCGGCGCATCCAGGAGTGCTTCGCCGCCGTGGACTTCTTCGAGAGCCGCGGCGTGCCGTTCGTGGCGGTCGTCAACCAGTTCGACGACGCCGGGTCCTACGCCCTCGAGGAGGTGCGGGAGGCGCTGGCGCTGCCGGAGCACGTGCCGCTCGTGCGGGCCGACGCCCGTTCGCGCGAGTCGGTGAAGATGGTGCTCATCGCGCTGCTCGAGCACCTCATGCAGCGCGCCATGGCCGAGCAGCGGGCCGCGCAGCACGCCTGA
- a CDS encoding DUF742 domain-containing protein: protein MSAWDDPTTGAPPPGGVAPADPDVATVEDDDEDGELVRPFVITGGRTRHASVHLRVEALVVATGSAHDRQLQFEHAQIIGMCNSPISVAEVAARVGIPLGVAQILAGDLAEAGLVQIHEARQAATPALLLRMIDAVRAL, encoded by the coding sequence ATGTCCGCCTGGGATGACCCCACCACCGGTGCACCGCCGCCGGGCGGCGTCGCGCCCGCGGACCCGGATGTCGCCACCGTGGAGGACGACGACGAGGACGGCGAGCTCGTCCGCCCGTTCGTCATCACCGGTGGGCGCACCCGCCACGCCAGCGTCCACCTCCGGGTGGAGGCCCTCGTCGTGGCGACGGGCAGCGCGCACGACCGCCAGCTCCAGTTCGAGCACGCCCAGATCATCGGGATGTGCAACTCGCCGATCTCCGTCGCCGAGGTGGCGGCGCGCGTCGGCATCCCCCTGGGCGTCGCCCAGATCCTGGCCGGCGACCTGGCGGAGGCCGGGCTCGTCCAGATCCACGAAGCACGGCAGGCCGCAACGCCCGCACTCCTCCTGAGGATGATCGATGCAGTACGAGCCCTCTGA
- a CDS encoding roadblock/LC7 domain-containing protein yields the protein MTDVNEQVQQIPWLLSRFVEQTPGVSDAVCVSSDGLLMAMSTDLDRARADQFAAIAAGLTSLSLGASRCFGYGEVDQVMVEMSTGFLFVASISDGSCLGILSTKDADVGLVGYEMTLLVERFGTVLTPQVRAGLRSVLAAG from the coding sequence ATCACTGACGTCAACGAGCAGGTGCAGCAGATCCCCTGGCTGCTGTCGCGCTTCGTCGAGCAGACCCCCGGCGTCAGCGACGCCGTGTGCGTCAGCTCCGACGGACTGCTGATGGCGATGTCGACCGACCTCGACCGGGCCCGCGCCGATCAGTTCGCGGCGATCGCCGCCGGGCTGACCAGCCTGTCGCTCGGCGCCTCGCGCTGCTTCGGCTACGGCGAGGTCGACCAGGTCATGGTCGAGATGAGCACGGGCTTCCTGTTCGTCGCCTCGATCTCGGACGGCAGCTGCCTCGGCATCCTGTCGACGAAGGACGCGGACGTCGGGCTGGTCGGCTACGAGATGACCCTCCTGGTCGAGCGCTTCGGCACCGTCCTCACCCCGCAGGTCCGCGCCGGCCTCCGCAGCGTCCTCGCCGCGGGCTGA